From the genome of Papaver somniferum cultivar HN1 chromosome 2, ASM357369v1, whole genome shotgun sequence, one region includes:
- the LOC113354184 gene encoding uncharacterized protein LOC113354184 encodes MGEETFKAVVWYNGKIVDQDRNNPRYVGGIVKFIDVDPNIKVEVFLCTVRDIFGIPEAVPITMKYHIFFSSEISKLLDITPYESLKFMLPGLTLHPFYVEENVVEDDIHTYSNVPSPVKPSAHVHVDGSSSQGQSSSQALVPNPIPMRRSNKRSAADLDDSVNAVTVGGHVGRTSSINSSHVNDLVFLEE; translated from the exons ATGGGGGAAGAAACATTTAAAGCTGTAGTATGGTATAATGGTAAAATTGTCGATCAAGACAGAAACAACCCACGTTATGTTGGTGGCATAGTGAAGTTCATCGATGTAGATCCAAATATAAAGGTGGAGGTATTTCTTTGCACTGTTCGAGACATTTTTGGCATACCCGAAGCAGTTCCTATTACAATGAAGTACCACATTTTCTTTTCTTCGGAGATATCCAAGCTTCTTGATATTACTCCTTATGAGTCGCTAAAGTTCATGCTACCTGGTCTTACACTACATCCCTTCTATGTAGAGGAGAATGTGGTCGAAGATGACATTCACACATACTCGAATGTGCCGAG TCCTGTCAAGCCAAGTGCTCATGTACATGTTGATGGTTCTTCGAGCCAAGGACAAAGCAGTTCCCAAGCTCTTGTGCCGAATCCCATTCCCATGAG GCGCTCCAATAAACGAAGCGCGGCCGACCTAGACGATTCGGTCAATGCAGTAACAGTTGGTGGCCATGTTGGAAGGACTTCTTCTATAAATAGCTCACATGTAAACGACTTG